A genome region from Euphorbia lathyris chromosome 4, ddEupLath1.1, whole genome shotgun sequence includes the following:
- the LOC136225982 gene encoding amino acid transporter AVT6C-like, protein MIIHNPDENDAVLTVHLLPDSDSPENRPRNDGSTWGAVFNISTTVIGAGIMSIPATLKVLGIIPGFITLLIIAILVEITAEFMLRFTQSGQAHTYAGLMAESFGKTGSVAVQLSVIATNLGCLIIYLIIIGDVLCGNESGESLHLGILEEWFGIHWWNSRPYALLFLLLFVMLPVVSLRRVDSLKYTSAISVLLALVFIAITSSMAISAMLQGKTQKLRLFPDFSNESSIFDLFTTIPVFVTGLAFHVNVHPIRAELGKPSNMRSAIRISLIICVAIYFAIGISGYLLFGDSVMPDILVNFDRNSDTRIGQLLDDIVRLSYAVHLILVFPMLNYSLRANVDELLFPKKPMLALDTTRFMCLTCFILGLSYLTSITIPNIWYFFQLIGSTSIVFISFIFPGFIILRDIHGISSTKDKIMGVIVIILAVGTSSIAIYTNLHSSKTQ, encoded by the exons ATGATTATTCACAACCCAGATGAAAACGACGCCGTCTTAACCGTCCACCTCCTCCCGGACTCCGATTCACCAGAAAACCGACCCAGAAACGATGGATCAACTTGGGGTGCAGTGTTTAACATATCAACAACTGTAATTGGAGCTGGAATTATGTCAATTCCTGCAACTCTGAAAGTTTTGGGGATAATTCCTGGGTTTATTACGTTGTTAATTATTGCAATTTTAGTTGAAATCACTGCTGAGTTTATGTTGAGGTTCACCCAATCTGGTCAGGCTCATACTTATGCTGGTCTTATGGCTGAGTCCTTTGGGAAGACTGGTTCGGTTGCGGTTCAACTTTCTGTTATTGCTACCAATTTGGGTTGTCTCATCATCTATTTGATTATTATTG GGGATGTATTATGTGGAAATGAGTCTGGTGAAAGCTTACACTTGGGAATCCTAGAAGAATGGTTTGGTATACATTGGTGGAACTCAAGGCCTTATGCTCTTCTCTTCCTACTCCTATTCGTCATGCTTCCCGTCGTCTCATTACGCCGTGTCG ATTCATTGAAATACACATCAGCTATTTCTGTGCTTCTTGCCTTGGTGTTCATAGCCATAACTTCAAGTATGGCAATTTCTGCAATGTTACAAGGAAAGACTCAAAAGCTAAGACTATTCCCAGATTTTTCAAATGAATCTTCCATATTTGATCTTTTCACCACAATCCCAGTTTTCGTCACCGGTTTAGCATTCCATGTTAATG TTCATCCAATAAGAGCAGAACTAGGGAAGCCAAGCAACATGAGATCAGCAATCAGAATATCTCTTATAATATGTGTAGCAATATACTTTGCAATTGGTATTTCTGGTTACTTGCTCTTTGGTGATTCAGTCATGCCTGACATTTTAGTTAACTTTGATCGTAATTCCGACACCCGAATCGGTCAATTACTCGACGATATCGTCCGATTAAGCTATGCAGTTCACTTGATTCTTGTGTTTCCTATGCTTAATTACAGTTTAAGAGCAAATGTAGATGAACTTTTGTTCCCTAAAAAACCTATGTTGGCTTTGGATACAACAAGGTTTATGTGTTTAACTTGTTTTATACTAGGTTTAAGTTACTTAACCTCAATTACTATCCCAAATATTTGGTACTTTTTTCAGTTAATTGGAtcaacttcaattgtcttcatCTCTTTTATTTTTCCAGGATTCATCATTCTTAG GGATATTCATGGTATTTCCTCAACAAAGGATAAGATCATGGGAGTTATAGTGATTATCTTGGCTGTGGGAACAAGTTCTATTGCCATATATACTAATTTGCATAGTTCCAAAACACAATAA